One Cydia fagiglandana chromosome 11, ilCydFagi1.1, whole genome shotgun sequence genomic region harbors:
- the LOC134668748 gene encoding zinc finger protein 3, translating into MALASSVSLYYSIVQRAARHYLEDYCHTDTTAPYVLYKDGVERAPPGTQWGGGVLDGGYQPMQHQSPGGPSPQPEPQLASPAPSPYPPAPPPPDQSAEEAAQQLAQQQAQQQVQQQQTSPEHMQVEQQLQNQPQTQPTQDHLDRGPCFIPQPDLNQQYTPYFKETRPASHMLGGGGFPLHYLKQNGGVLSLEGPLDQYGAPELRHLPDIVQPEPPKPRKHNPNSELRLFKCLTCGKDFKQKSTLLQHERIHTDSRPYGCPECGKRFRQQSHLTQHLRIHANEKPYACVYCPRSFRQRAILNQHLRIHSDVSPHLIFKNGTTPTLWPQDVPFPPDEGKEEVMSTFGDAEGQNGEQRGSCFSPGDTAQYPAYFKDTKGLNHTVFGSGLSLQYLKGGKLPDVLGGRAMPLFVRCPICQKEFKQKSTLLQHGCIHIESRPYPCPECGKRFRQQSHLTQHLRIHTNEKPYGCVYCPRFFRQRTILNQHLRIHTGEKPYKCTQCGKDFRQKAILDQHTRTHQGDRPFCCPMPNCRRRFATEPEVKKHVDNHMNPHAAKARRAEANKTPRPLPPAAAVVKPELYFPQCYAPPFQQFPPAQEFKPAVGPGAPLACLPAQ; encoded by the exons ACACAACAGCTCCATACGTCCTATACAAAGATGGCGTGGAGCGGGCTCCGCCGGGCACGCAGTGGGGAGGGGGGGTTCTCGACGGCGGCTACCAGCCCATGCAGCACCAGAGCCCGGGCGGGCCCTCGCCGCAGCCCGAGCCGCAGCTGGCCTCGCCCGCCCCCTCGCCCTACCCTCCTGCACCCCCGCCCCCCGACCAATCCGCAGAAGAAGCCGCCCAGCAACTCGCACAGCAACAAGCTCAACAGCAAGTCCAACAACAGCAAACGTCACCTGAACACATGCAGGTCGAACAGCAGCtccaaaaccaaccgcaaacgCAACCCACGCAGGACCACCTCGACCGCGGACCCTGCTTCATACCGCAGCCAGACTTGAACCAACAGTACACGCCGTATTTCAAAGAAACCAGACCCGCCAGCCATATGCTAGGCGGCGGAGGCTTTCCGCTACATTATCTAAAACAAAACGGAGGCGTTCTCTCGCTAGAAGGCCCGCTCGACCAATACGGAGCTCCCGAACTACGCCACTTACCTGACATAGTGCAACCGGAGCCGCCGAAGCCGCGCAAACACAACCCTAATTCGGAACTGAGGCTGTTCAAATGTTTGACTTGCGGGAAAGACTTCAAGCAGAAGTCGACGCTGCTGCAGCACGAGCGTATCCACACGGACTCGCGGCCGTACGGCTGCCCCGAGTGCGGCAAGCGCTTCCGCCAGCAGTCGCACCTCACGCAGCACCTCCGCATCCACGCGAACGAGAAGCCCTACGCTTGCGTCTACTGCCCGCGCTCCTTCCGGCAGCGCGCCATCCTCAACCAGCACCTCCGCATCCATTCCG ATGTCTCGCCGCATCTGATCTTCAAGAACGGGACCACGCCGACGTTGTGGCCGCAGGACGTGCCGTTCCCCCCGGACGAGGGAAAGGAGGAGGTGATGTCCACGTTCGGCGACGCGGAGGGCCAGAACGGGGAGCAACGCGGGTCGTGCTTCTCCCCGGGCGACACGGCGCAGTACCCGGCGTACTTCAAAGACACGAAAGGGCTCAACCACACGGTATTCGGCTCGGGGCTGTCGTTACAATATCTGAAGGGCGGCAAGTTACCAGACGTGCTAGGCGGCCGCGCGATGCCCCTGTTCGTCCGCTGCCCGATCTGCCAAAAAGAGTTCAAGCAAAAGTCGACGCTGCTGCAGCACGGCTGCATACACATAGAGTCCCGGCCGTACCCCTGCCCCGAGTGCGGAAAACGATTCCGGCAGCAGTCGCATCTCACGCAGCATCTCCGCATACACACGAATGAGAAACCGTACGGGTGCGTGTACTGCCCGCGCTTCTTCCGGCAGCGGACCATTCTCAACCAGCATCTCCGTATCCACACCGGCGAAAAGCCGTACAAATGCACGCAATGCGGCAAAGATTTCCGGCAGAAGGCCATCCTGGACCAGCACACGCGGACGCACCAGGGCGACCGCCCGTTCTGCTGCCCGATGCCGAACTGTCGGCGGAGATTCGCGACCGAGCCGGAGGTGAAGAAACACGTGGACAACCACATGAACCCGCACGCGGCGAAGGCGCGGCGCGCGGAGGCGAACAAGACGCCGCGGCCGCTgccgccggcggcggcggtggtGAAGCCGGAGCTGTACTTCCCGCAGTGCTACGCGCCGCCGTTCCAGCAGTTCCCGCCGGCGCAGGAGTTCAAGCCGGCCGTGGGCCCGGGCGCGCCGCTGGCGTGCCTGCCAGCGCAGTga